The DNA sequence CATAACGAGAATATTAGATTCTGTgatcagttttttaattttccctgTCGAGGGTATATCTCACATTCCAGCATAATACTGCATGTTCATATGAAGCAACACATTCACCCAGTCCTTTATCCATTCACTTCAGTGTTACACTGACGGTTCTTTACTTTAATGGCTACACATGGGATCAATCATTCACCTTCTCTCTACTGCTGCGCCTGTCTCTCACTGTTATGTCATTAATGTTTAAATATCCCTATTTAAGCAACTAAgctttttcagacatgaaatctggaaaatgtctggaaaattgggtctggacagtttttgggggggggttaccgTTCACACATAaagaaaagttctggaaaatgtttagactttagtgcatgtctgaaagatATGATTCTTTAACAAaagagattttctttctctgggGAAGAAATTAGTTTCTTTGACAAGCTACACTGTAACTGCCTGACCTGCTCAGTATTGTTTTTGTATCATTGCAGCTTGATATTTGCGTATCAGACAGGCCGTAATTTATTTGGAGATGAACTCTTCTTAATCAAAATTAATTAACTTACTTCATGGGAAAGAGTTCATTGCAATGCGTCTGTGCACAGTGAAGTATGTTATTTCTTACTCATGTATCTGTTTCCTTTCATGCTACCTCTCTATGCCAGGTTCAGATACAGGAACAGCAGGGCCAAACTGTTGGCCAGGTTCTTCAGCTGTCCTCCCCTTCTCAGCAGGACCTGCAAGGGATCTCCACAGCCCAGCTCATTCAGCATGGAGAtctcacagaggagcagcaacagcaggtaCAGTATTAATTTTAGTCACTCGTATGTATCCATGTGATGAATGTCTGCTGTTATTTCCACAATGCCGACTGTTTGTTACAGATTCAGGCACAGCTGATTGCTGCTGTAGCTGGAGGACAACAAATACAGTTCCAAGGAACGCAGCATATCCAGCTGCCAGGGGGCCAGCAAATTCAACTTCAGGCTGGTCAACAGATTCAGTTACAAGGGGGGCAACAGATTCAACTACAGGGTGGACAACATTTTCAGCTACAAGGGGGCCAGCAGATCCAGATCATAGAACAACAGGACTCTcccagggaggcagacaggagGTCTGGCACTGCCTCAACTGTTCTCCAACCTGCCAAGAAGCGGAAGGTGGAtgtccctctttctgtctcctatGCTGTTACACAGGGTCAGCAGGGTCAGCAGGTGGTTCTGGCCATTCCTCaagggcagcagcagagctacGTGTCCCTGCGACCAGATTTGCTCACTGTTGACAGTGCTCAGCTTTACAGCACTACAGGGACAATCACAGGTCCCACGGGCGAGACCTGGACCATCCCTGTGTACTCCGCTCCACAGCAGCAGGGTGTAACTCACATTGCCATACCACAGGAGACTTACAGCACAGTGCAAGTTACCACCACCAATGGTAAGGACAAAATGTCCCCCAGCTCCTCATCACGGTCTGCAGATGTGCAGTTGACCTCTGCAGGGACACAGGAAGAAATAGTACAGACCCTGTTCCCTGCGCAGTTCATGAACGGGAACATTCACATCCCTGTGTCAGTGCAAACTGTTGGAGGAACTTACAACACGACACAGTCGGTGCACATATGGGACCCGAATCAACAGCAGAGTCAAGGAGAAGAGGGACAAGAACAGCAGCTCCATCTGCAGGTTAGAacagatttttcctttttcctgtggACCTACTGTAGACCTATTATGTGGCTGCCTATTTGTCCAAAGCTCAGTGAATACAATGTATAGacaattaatttaaataaattacacaaCTGCTGTGTTGAGAATAAAAATGATGGCAGATATATATCCTTAGTCAAAAAATTATTAAACGCTTCTGATGGTGTTCGAAACCTTGAAGATGCATCGTGATTCACAGCAGGTGTTATTTGTTTGAAACTATCACTATTAAAAtgcgcttgttttttttgtccttttcagaCCTTGCATGAACTATTACTGCAAAATCATCTGGCTGATTATCATCCTGTGATTATTGAGGTGTGTTGTATCCCGGCTGCCCCCTTTTCCCATGAAGCATTaacgttgtttttattttggtcttGTGCAGGGTCAAGAACAGACTGAGGCTCAAGATGAACCGCCTACTGAGATTCTGgttcctgtctgtctgaagcCAGAGGAGGGCCTGGAGGTGTGGCGCCTTTGGGCGATGCGAAAAAATGCAGAGTTATGCAGGCAGGAAAAGACCAAGCTTGCACCTATAGGGCGTAAGTCGACCTGTTGTAATCATTTGATCATGAATTTATAATTATCCATTTAGTCCTGATGCATTACCTGTTCTTGATACCTTTCCTGCTTGAAACTGATATATAGGCAAGTTGACTTCGTCACACTAATAAAAGAACCTTTGCCTGTGCTCATCTCTCTATGTTCAGGTCGTCAGCCCCTGCGTTTTCAGGAAGACCTGGTGTCCAGTGCGGTAGCTGAGCTGAGCCTGGGTCTTTCCCTGATGACTCAGGAGGCCCGCGGAATAGAAGAAGAACAGTTTGCCCCTGATGTTCTGTATTATGTCTTCTTGTGTATACAAAAGGTTAGTATCCTCCTGCCTGTAAATGGAGGTTGTTTACCACGCAAAAATACTTTATCAAGTTACTTAAATGTGTTTCCTTCCATAGTATCTCTCTGAAAATGGACGTGTGGATGATGTTTTCTCTGATCCATATTACACACGTTTCTGTGGGTCTTTACACAACATACTGGATGGTTGGAAACCCAGTGTCCATCCTCTAGgtaaaaaacaatcaacatgtacagtatgtaacatgttgtttctgttctttttccttcttctctcaattcaaaataatgacttattttgtgttttcatcttaGGTTACATCATTCCAAGTCATGTGACAGAGGAAATGCTGTGGGAGTGTAAACAGCTTGGTGCACATTCACCGGCCACACTGCTCACAACTCTCATGTACTTTAATACTAAGTGAGTAACCACTAATTGCTGTCTTTAATGACACAAGACGTGTATTTCAGATGTAAATATGTAGTTTGTTAAAAATTCTATCTTTGTCACAGGTATTTCCACCTGATGACACCTGAACAGCACCTGAAAGTAGCTTTCTCTAAGGTTTTAAGACACACAAGGAAGAACCCCACTAATGCCAAGGACAAAGCAACCAGCATCCGCCTTCTCAAAGGACAAGGTCCACACAGTGGCGGACAGAAAGGTGCTTGATGCAGTTGGCGTCATGTTAAAGTCTTGCTGCGAACTGTTGCCCTGGGCAGCAGAAAGTGCTGGTGCTGAACCTCTTTTGTGACATCCGTTTCAGGAACTGACGATATGTATGAAGAACAGGTGGAAGATCCAGAGAATCCTCTTCGCTGTCCCATCAAACTTTATGACTTTTACCTCTTCAAATGGTGAGTGACACTAGATCCAAAAAATCCTGCTTAAGTGGATTATTCATCAgtatgcacagaaaaaaaaacttgactccctttttctcctccttttccagtCCTCAAAGCATTAAAGGACGAAATGATGCGTACTACATGACTCCAGAACCCGTCGTTGCACCAAACAGCCCAATGTGGTACTCATCGCAGCCCCTCACGAATCAGCAAGTGGAACACATCCTGGCTCGCATCATTGTGGTCCGAGAGATCCAGGATATCATTGGTGCCGGTCCAGAGAACATGGGATAAACTGAGAGGACTGATGGGAAGAGTTCCAGTCAGCGGTTGTTGACTATGCAGTACCTGTCCTGGCCTCTATAAACATCAGTGACCATCTCAAATAAAATGGATCAACTTCTAAAACAatctttttcctgaggagtgtATCACAATTGCACTCGTAAATTTCTCTCCTTGCATTTTCCTGCTTTCAGCCGATCAGgtggactgtttttttctcttgatgTTTCTCCATGTAAACAAGGCTTTCGTTTCACCACTGCGGGATCATGATCAGT is a window from the Scophthalmus maximus strain ysfricsl-2021 chromosome 6, ASM2237912v1, whole genome shotgun sequence genome containing:
- the LOC118309254 gene encoding transcriptional regulator QRICH1 isoform X3 produces the protein MNEQESGVVSFDEYVRQKARSVPQHRMKEFLECLSKGPEVLQEFSQQDGAATTTAMVYQQQGTNCVYTDSTEVAGSLLELACPVQVTSAEISPQLSVHQGSEQQLQVQVQIQEQQGQTVGQVLQLSSPSQQDLQGISTAQLIQHGDLTEEQQQQIQAQLIAAVAGGQQIQFQGTQHIQLPGGQQIQLQAGQQIQLQGGQQIQLQGGQHFQLQGGQQIQIIEQQDSPREADRRSGTASTVLQPAKKRKVDVPLSVSYAVTQGQQGQQVVLAIPQGQQQSYVSLRPDLLTVDSAQLYSTTGTITGPTGETWTIPVYSAPQQQGVTHIAIPQETYSTVQVTTTNGKDKMSPSSSSRSADVQLTSAGTQEEIVQTLFPAQFMNGNIHIPVSVQTVGGTYNTTQSVHIWDPNQQQSQGEEGQEQQLHLQGQEQTEAQDEPPTEILVPVCLKPEEGLEVWRLWAMRKNAELCRQEKTKLAPIGRRQPLRFQEDLVSSAVAELSLGLSLMTQEARGIEEEQFAPDVLYYVFLCIQKYLSENGRVDDVFSDPYYTRFCGSLHNILDGWKPSVHPLGYIIPSHVTEEMLWECKQLGAHSPATLLTTLMYFNTKYFHLMTPEQHLKVAFSKVLRHTRKNPTNAKDKATSIRLLKGQGPHSGGQKGTDDMYEEQVEDPENPLRCPIKLYDFYLFKCPQSIKGRNDAYYMTPEPVVAPNSPMWYSSQPLTNQQVEHILARIIVVREIQDIIGAGPENMG
- the LOC118309254 gene encoding transcriptional regulator QRICH1 isoform X2, which encodes MKQQVKVTMNEQESGVVSFDEYVRQKARSVPQHRMKEFLECLSKGPEVLQEFSQQDGAATTTAMVYQQQGTNCVYTDSTEVAGSLLELACPVQVTSAEISPQLSVHQGSEQQLQVQVQIQEQQGQTVGQVLQLSSPSQQDLQGISTAQLIQHGDLTEEQQQQIQAQLIAAVAGGQQIQFQGTQHIQLPGGQQIQLQAGQQIQLQGGQQIQLQGGQHFQLQGGQQIQIIEQQDSPREADRRSGTASTVLQPAKKRKVDVPLSVSYAVTQGQQGQQVVLAIPQGQQQSYVSLRPDLLTVDSAQLYSTTGTITGPTGETWTIPVYSAPQQQGVTHIAIPQETYSTVQVTTTNGKDKMSPSSSSRSADVQLTSAGTQEEIVQTLFPAQFMNGNIHIPVSVQTVGGTYNTTQSVHIWDPNQQQSQGEEGQEQQLHLQGQEQTEAQDEPPTEILVPVCLKPEEGLEVWRLWAMRKNAELCRQEKTKLAPIGRRQPLRFQEDLVSSAVAELSLGLSLMTQEARGIEEEQFAPDVLYYVFLCIQKYLSENGRVDDVFSDPYYTRFCGSLHNILDGWKPSVHPLGYIIPSHVTEEMLWECKQLGAHSPATLLTTLMYFNTKYFHLMTPEQHLKVAFSKVLRHTRKNPTNAKDKATSIRLLKGQGPHSGGQKGTDDMYEEQVEDPENPLRCPIKLYDFYLFKCPQSIKGRNDAYYMTPEPVVAPNSPMWYSSQPLTNQQVEHILARIIVVREIQDIIGAGPENMG
- the LOC118309254 gene encoding transcriptional regulator QRICH1 isoform X1, translating into MCEDPFSPLQVKVTMNEQESGVVSFDEYVRQKARSVPQHRMKEFLECLSKGPEVLQEFSQQDGAATTTAMVYQQQGTNCVYTDSTEVAGSLLELACPVQVTSAEISPQLSVHQGSEQQLQVQVQIQEQQGQTVGQVLQLSSPSQQDLQGISTAQLIQHGDLTEEQQQQIQAQLIAAVAGGQQIQFQGTQHIQLPGGQQIQLQAGQQIQLQGGQQIQLQGGQHFQLQGGQQIQIIEQQDSPREADRRSGTASTVLQPAKKRKVDVPLSVSYAVTQGQQGQQVVLAIPQGQQQSYVSLRPDLLTVDSAQLYSTTGTITGPTGETWTIPVYSAPQQQGVTHIAIPQETYSTVQVTTTNGKDKMSPSSSSRSADVQLTSAGTQEEIVQTLFPAQFMNGNIHIPVSVQTVGGTYNTTQSVHIWDPNQQQSQGEEGQEQQLHLQGQEQTEAQDEPPTEILVPVCLKPEEGLEVWRLWAMRKNAELCRQEKTKLAPIGRRQPLRFQEDLVSSAVAELSLGLSLMTQEARGIEEEQFAPDVLYYVFLCIQKYLSENGRVDDVFSDPYYTRFCGSLHNILDGWKPSVHPLGYIIPSHVTEEMLWECKQLGAHSPATLLTTLMYFNTKYFHLMTPEQHLKVAFSKVLRHTRKNPTNAKDKATSIRLLKGQGPHSGGQKGTDDMYEEQVEDPENPLRCPIKLYDFYLFKCPQSIKGRNDAYYMTPEPVVAPNSPMWYSSQPLTNQQVEHILARIIVVREIQDIIGAGPENMG